The following proteins come from a genomic window of Campylobacter coli 76339:
- a CDS encoding Putative periplasmic solute-binding protein, whose amino-acid sequence MKKQFLLSLGFVALLFSNLQAIDENLIKAAQAEGRVNSLAMPDTWANWKDTWADLKNLYGIEHSDTDMSSAQEIAKFKAEKKNASGDIGDVGASFGDIAVKQGVTQAFKTSYWEQVPAWAKDEEGHWLLAYTGTIAFIVNKEVVKDVPKTWQDLLKGNYKITVGDVSVAAQAVNAVLAANYALGGDEKDLNPALNFFNTLAKQGRLVNNDVSIANLEKGEVEVGLVWDFNGLGYRDKVGKDRYEVLIPADGSVVSGYTTIINKYAKHPNAAKLAREFILSDKGQINLAKGYARPIRIDYITLPDDIQAKLLPSEQYKNARAIKDQKAWEKSAKKLPQLWQEKVIVDMK is encoded by the coding sequence ATGAAAAAGCAATTTTTATTAAGTTTGGGGTTTGTAGCTTTGCTGTTTTCAAATTTACAAGCTATAGATGAGAATTTAATCAAAGCTGCACAAGCAGAGGGTAGGGTAAATTCTCTAGCCATGCCTGATACTTGGGCAAATTGGAAAGATACTTGGGCAGATCTTAAAAATCTTTATGGTATAGAGCACAGCGATACAGACATGAGTTCAGCTCAAGAAATTGCTAAATTTAAGGCTGAAAAGAAAAATGCAAGCGGTGACATAGGAGATGTAGGAGCCTCTTTTGGAGATATAGCTGTAAAGCAAGGAGTAACTCAAGCCTTTAAAACAAGCTATTGGGAGCAAGTTCCTGCTTGGGCAAAAGATGAGGAAGGACACTGGCTTTTGGCTTATACGGGCACTATAGCTTTTATCGTTAATAAAGAAGTAGTAAAGGATGTGCCAAAAACTTGGCAAGATTTACTTAAGGGAAATTATAAAATTACAGTAGGTGATGTAAGCGTAGCAGCTCAGGCTGTTAATGCGGTATTGGCGGCAAATTATGCTTTAGGTGGTGATGAAAAAGATCTAAATCCTGCTTTAAATTTTTTCAACACTCTAGCTAAACAGGGACGACTTGTAAATAATGATGTAAGTATAGCCAATCTTGAAAAAGGTGAAGTTGAAGTGGGATTGGTATGGGATTTTAATGGTTTAGGCTATAGAGATAAAGTAGGCAAGGATCGCTATGAAGTTTTAATCCCTGCTGATGGTAGCGTTGTTTCAGGTTATACAACCATTATCAACAAATATGCCAAACACCCAAATGCAGCTAAATTAGCTCGTGAATTTATACTTTCTGATAAGGGACAAATCAATCTAGCTAAGGGTTATGCAAGACCTATAAGAATTGATTATATTACCTTGCCTGATGATATACAAGCTAAGCTTCTACCAAGCGAACAATATAAAAATGCAAGAGCTATCAAAGATCAAAAAGCTTGGGAAAAAAGCGCTAAGAAATTACCACAACTTTGGCAAGAAAAAGTTATAGTGGACATGAAATAA
- a CDS encoding ABC transporter permease protein: MKEKFLAFLSILPFFIVFAFFMIAPLIWIVFNAFYVEENEAYSFDNFLYIFESKFYLQSIINSLQISFVSSIFGLLIGLLASYSLFVLAPSKICKFLFSLNTMISNFSGVPLAFAFIIVLGSNGIVNVLLKNLGIEPFISIYANLGVNIVYVYFQIPLAILLLLPAFKSLENSHLNACKMLGGGNFLYWIKIALPLLFPALFGVFVILFANAFGAYATIYALSSGNFNVAPVRIAALIAGDINLDPYMASALSIIITIIMLIITFIANFLSKKYNFKVL, from the coding sequence ATGAAAGAAAAATTTTTGGCATTTTTAAGCATCTTGCCTTTTTTTATAGTCTTTGCTTTTTTTATGATAGCTCCTTTGATCTGGATTGTTTTTAATGCTTTTTATGTAGAAGAAAATGAAGCTTACTCTTTTGATAATTTTTTATATATATTTGAATCCAAATTCTATTTACAAAGCATTATAAATTCTTTACAAATTAGTTTTGTTTCTAGTATTTTTGGACTTTTGATAGGACTTTTAGCAAGTTATTCTTTATTTGTTTTAGCTCCTTCTAAAATATGCAAATTTCTTTTTTCTTTAAACACTATGATAAGTAATTTTTCCGGAGTCCCTTTAGCTTTTGCTTTTATTATTGTTCTTGGAAGTAATGGCATAGTCAATGTATTGCTAAAAAATTTAGGCATAGAACCTTTTATTAGTATCTATGCTAATTTGGGTGTTAATATTGTCTATGTGTATTTTCAAATTCCTTTAGCTATATTACTTTTACTACCTGCTTTTAAAAGTCTTGAAAATTCACATTTAAATGCTTGTAAGATGTTGGGTGGGGGTAATTTTTTATATTGGATAAAAATAGCCTTACCTTTACTTTTTCCTGCTTTATTTGGGGTTTTTGTGATTTTGTTTGCTAATGCTTTTGGGGCTTATGCAACTATCTATGCTTTAAGTTCGGGGAATTTTAATGTCGCGCCTGTAAGAATCGCTGCTTTAATTGCAGGAGATATCAATCTTGATCCTTATATGGCTAGTGCTTTAAGTATCATTATCACTATTATCATGCTTATTATTACTTTTATAGCTAATTTTCTTTCTAAAAAATATAATTTTAAGGTGCTTTAA
- a CDS encoding Magnesium and cobalt transport protein CorA, translating into MLYIYIKTQNALVQRINFNLDNQELPQNILWIDLLHPSPAEIAFISSEFNLEFPTKEEREEIELSAKYWEDNATITINAHFLIREFKNDNEEQNSIKLRTEIVTFATAKNILFTIRYNEFSTFKEIQARILASPKNFEDGFDIIDKMFEVRVEKDADLLEWIDKEARRLRITVLEKKDEYSYDEMLKDISSLQELNMRVRDSLFDKRRAMTSLLKSDKIDRDIKQNLTIVLKDLNSLVEFSVSQLNVLDNIQTILASQVNIEQNKIIKLFTVATVAMMPPTLIGTIYGMNFKFMPELELHYAYPIVLIVMIISIIVPVIVFKKKGWL; encoded by the coding sequence ATGCTTTATATTTATATAAAAACACAAAATGCCTTAGTACAAAGAATTAATTTTAATCTTGACAATCAAGAATTACCACAAAATATCTTATGGATTGACTTACTTCATCCAAGCCCTGCAGAGATTGCCTTTATATCGAGTGAATTTAATCTTGAATTTCCAACGAAAGAAGAAAGAGAAGAGATAGAACTTAGTGCAAAATACTGGGAAGATAATGCTACTATAACTATCAATGCTCATTTTTTGATTCGAGAATTTAAGAATGATAACGAAGAGCAAAATTCAATCAAACTTCGTACAGAAATTGTAACTTTTGCAACAGCTAAAAATATTTTATTTACGATAAGATACAATGAATTTAGCACCTTTAAGGAAATTCAAGCAAGGATATTAGCAAGTCCAAAGAATTTTGAAGATGGTTTTGATATTATCGATAAAATGTTTGAAGTACGAGTCGAAAAAGATGCGGATTTACTTGAATGGATTGATAAAGAAGCAAGACGCTTAAGAATAACCGTTTTAGAAAAGAAAGATGAATACAGTTACGATGAAATGCTAAAAGATATTTCAAGCTTACAAGAGCTTAATATGCGAGTTAGAGATTCTTTGTTTGATAAGCGTCGCGCGATGACTTCCTTGCTTAAAAGTGATAAAATCGACAGAGATATAAAACAAAATTTAACTATAGTTTTAAAAGACTTGAATTCTTTGGTCGAATTTAGCGTTTCACAACTCAATGTTTTAGACAATATTCAAACTATTCTAGCAAGTCAAGTTAATATAGAGCAAAATAAAATTATCAAGCTTTTTACTGTTGCAACCGTTGCTATGATGCCCCCTACTCTTATAGGAACAATTTATGGGATGAACTTTAAATTTATGCCTGAACTTGAGCTTCACTATGCCTATCCAATAGTGCTTATAGTGATGATAATTTCTATCATTGTGCCTGTTAT
- a CDS encoding Thiamin ABC transporter, transmembrane component: MSENLSLKAKIYHYGILFLVFLFLALPLAATFLYSISTSWGVSVLPDGLTLKWYIQLFSDERFLIALWHSLLVCIASIILSMFLVFPLVFVVNYYFLKFKSFINVLIIMPFAIPPIVTCIGLLQLYADSIGGTAWILIFTYFTIALPFIYRALDNAISNVNLNELIASNAMLGGSLMGAIFKLILPNLRNGILVAIFLSFSFLIGEFLYANILVGSTYETLQVYLYNIKNQSGHYSSALVIVYFVLIFIATFIASLIKE, from the coding sequence ATGAGTGAAAATTTAAGTTTGAAAGCTAAAATCTATCATTATGGAATTTTGTTTTTAGTATTTTTATTTTTGGCTTTACCTTTGGCGGCTACTTTTTTATACTCTATCTCTACTTCTTGGGGCGTGAGTGTTTTACCCGATGGTCTTACGCTTAAATGGTATATACAGCTTTTTAGCGATGAGAGATTTTTGATTGCACTTTGGCATTCTTTACTTGTTTGTATAGCCAGTATCATTCTTTCTATGTTTCTTGTTTTTCCTTTAGTTTTTGTGGTAAATTATTATTTTTTAAAATTTAAATCTTTTATAAATGTACTTATTATCATGCCTTTTGCTATACCTCCTATAGTTACTTGTATAGGACTTTTACAGCTTTATGCTGATAGTATAGGTGGCACAGCTTGGATACTTATTTTTACCTATTTTACCATAGCCTTGCCTTTCATCTATAGAGCTTTGGATAATGCTATATCAAATGTAAATTTAAATGAACTTATCGCGTCAAATGCCATGCTTGGAGGTTCTTTAATGGGTGCAATTTTTAAACTCATTTTACCCAATCTAAGAAATGGAATTTTGGTAGCAATATTTTTAAGCTTTTCTTTTTTAATAGGTGAATTTTTATATGCAAATATTCTTGTAGGAAGTACTTATGAGACCTTACAAGTTTATCTTTATAATATTAAAAATCAAAGCGGACATTATTCTAGTGCTTTAGTGATTGTGTATTTTGTATTGATTTTTATAGC